TCTCTTCGTTTAACACTGATCCTGCTGTCTGTTTTATTCCTGCAATTTTCACAGGTTAGTACCGCAAACGGCACCACGCCCGGCTTCGCGGACAGCCTGTTTAACGAAGGCGATTACTTCCGCGCCATCACCGAATACAAACGCTACCTTTACACCTATCCTGACACGCCGGCCGCAGCACGAGCCCAACTCAATATCGCCCGCAGTTACCTGCAAGCCGAACGCTGGCAGGATGGCGAATTTGCCCTACAACGGGTGATTGACAACTACCCGAACAGTGACGAGGCCGACATTGCCCGAATTCTGAGCATTGAGAGCGCTTTTAAGCAAGGTAAGCCAACTGTCGCGCTACAGACCAACAACGCCACAACATTGACCCATCTCAACCTGCTTGACCAACAACAGCGCCTGCGCATTTGGGCTCTCGCGTACCAGGGTAACTACAGCAAACTCTCATCCCTCGACCTCAGCGGATCCGGCTGCCTGACACAACAAGACCTGCAAAACTTGGAACAACTGCCGACCAAATCGCCAGCTCTGGCCGGAACGCTTTCCGCCATCCTGCCCGGTAGCGGACAACTCTACGCAAAACGCTACCGGGAAGCCGGATTGGCCTTGCTGCTCAACGCCGCCTTTATCGCCGGCGGTTTGCAGGCCATCGATACCGGCAATGAGGTTCTCGGCGGCATCCTGCTGTTTTTTGAGGCAGGATGGTATGGCGGT
This DNA window, taken from Desulfuromonas acetoxidans DSM 684, encodes the following:
- a CDS encoding tetratricopeptide repeat protein, with protein sequence MSLRLTLILLSVLFLQFSQVSTANGTTPGFADSLFNEGDYFRAITEYKRYLYTYPDTPAAARAQLNIARSYLQAERWQDGEFALQRVIDNYPNSDEADIARILSIESAFKQGKPTVALQTNNATTLTHLNLLDQQQRLRIWALAYQGNYSKLSSLDLSGSGCLTQQDLQNLEQLPTKSPALAGTLSAILPGSGQLYAKRYREAGLALLLNAAFIAGGLQAIDTGNEVLGGILLFFEAGWYGGNIYNAMNSVHKYNRTLQQSTLMEMRQRSHFSLLLDDDAAILKLSAPLD